The sequence below is a genomic window from Brevibacillus agri.
CTCTACTCATTCTCAACTCAGCCGGTATTGGCTCTTCTTCTGCAAAAACGAGGCGCTCTCGTTTCATTTATGGTAAAAGAGAGCGCCCTGATTGTCAACTGCGATTTGTCAAATCCGGGCGAAGCTTGACTGCATCCCGCAAAAAGACGTGCTGAATCTCTTTTGCCGACTTCTCTGTGTTGACGTGCATCATGACGCGAATACAGAGGGGCAAGCTGCCCGGCACAGGAATTTCCCGCGCGCACATCAGCGGGACATACTGCCAGGCCTCCCCTTCCAACAGACGCGCCGCCTGGGCGGGAAACGTCGCACACAAATCCTCTGTCGTCGTGATGATGATACTGCCGATCTCTTCCGGATTTACTTCATTGCGCGTGACCATTTCTTCCAGCAGCCACTTGGTGGAAGAGACAATCTCTTCCCGCGTATCGGCTTCTACCGTAACCGCGCCTCTGATTCCTCGCATTCCCATTACAAAGCCTCCGCTTCTTCACTCATTACTGTCAGGATGAGCTGTTCGTCTACGTGTTTCCCAATCTCCGCCTGCCCGATTGCGCTAGGCAATACGAGGGCAAGCTGGCCGCCGACCGTCTTTTTATCCCGCTTCATCGCCTCGAGGACGTCTTGCGGCTCAAGTCCTTTTGGCCAAGCCGTTGGCAAATGGTACAGGCTGAGCAAATGCTTCGTGCGATCGTACACGCCTCTTTGCGCCAAGCCGATTCGCTCCGCTACTTTGGCGGCGATGCACATCCCGATGGAAATGGCTTCGCCGTGATTCAACGTCGCGTACGCCGACAGCGCCTCAAACGCATGGCCGAATGTGTGCCCCAAA
It includes:
- the aroH gene encoding chorismate mutase, giving the protein MGMRGIRGAVTVEADTREEIVSSTKWLLEEMVTRNEVNPEEIGSIIITTTEDLCATFPAQAARLLEGEAWQYVPLMCAREIPVPGSLPLCIRVMMHVNTEKSAKEIQHVFLRDAVKLRPDLTNRS